A genomic window from Alkalihalobacillus sp. AL-G includes:
- the ligD gene encoding non-homologous end-joining DNA ligase, producing MNIDGKEITITHPEKVLWPDAHITKLDYVRYLIEVSDYILPYTKDRMLMYWLYPHGLNRLKVEKRSLPANAPDWIPSTFYKGKERIILNDLATLVWLGQYGALELHVPFDQYTRPNHPTDLVFDLDPSTDDFDLVLKIALELKGVLDGMGLKSIPKTSGKSGLQVYVPVRPEYPFEQTRKVNKFIADYMLEKLPKKITLDRVKKRRGNRLYFDYLQLWKGRTMAVPYTVRATKHATVSTPVTWQEVQHGFKPTDFTMDKVIQRVKDYGDLFRPDEMMKKRNNQHLTEIVDFIKSRT from the coding sequence ATGAATATTGACGGAAAAGAAATTACCATCACCCATCCTGAAAAAGTTTTATGGCCCGATGCTCATATCACCAAGCTCGATTACGTTCGCTATCTAATCGAAGTATCCGATTACATACTCCCTTATACGAAAGACAGAATGTTGATGTACTGGTTATATCCCCATGGCCTCAACCGATTGAAAGTAGAAAAACGATCTTTGCCGGCAAATGCTCCAGACTGGATTCCAAGTACATTTTATAAAGGAAAAGAACGAATCATTCTGAATGACCTGGCCACATTAGTATGGCTAGGACAATATGGAGCCCTTGAGCTCCACGTACCGTTCGATCAGTATACTCGTCCGAATCACCCGACTGATCTTGTTTTCGATCTGGACCCTTCAACGGATGATTTTGACCTCGTTTTGAAAATTGCATTGGAATTAAAAGGTGTTTTAGATGGAATGGGCTTGAAAAGCATCCCCAAGACTTCAGGGAAATCCGGCCTGCAGGTGTACGTTCCGGTTCGACCGGAATATCCGTTTGAGCAAACAAGAAAGGTCAACAAATTCATAGCCGACTATATGCTTGAAAAGCTTCCTAAAAAAATAACACTGGACCGTGTGAAAAAACGTAGAGGAAATCGATTGTATTTTGACTATCTCCAATTATGGAAAGGCCGGACAATGGCGGTCCCATACACTGTCCGTGCTACGAAACACGCCACCGTTTCGACACCCGTCACATGGCAGGAAGTGCAACATGGTTTCAAGCCAACGGATTTTACAATGGATAAGGTCATACAGCGAGTAAAAGATTACGGAGATCTATTCCGACCTGATGAGATGATGAAGAAAAGAAACAACCAACATTTAACTGAAATTGTAGATTTCATCAAATCCAGAACATGA
- a CDS encoding RNA ligase family protein: protein MEPIVPMEPKIASEIPTTENWIAQVKWDGVHVLAYNDGSETRLFNRKKRERTFNYPELTDIQSFCSAESVILDGEIIALGEDGKPSFHKVMRRDGIRKFDRVKSLQQQVPISYMIFDVLFYNGEWMTKCPLEERLSLLTDIIVPNSHVQLVRSHDDGEALFDTVVDNGMEGIVMKRLDSRYYIGEKRDEWRKVKNIRDLIAVIGGFTLSGGIVNAVLIGLYDEKGNFIYIGHTGTGKLTASDWRELTERLQSIQVEQTPFVNKVDRHKDAMWVKPSVTAKIHFAEWTEGRFLRQPSIQAFVDVPAEKCVLTEDMKR, encoded by the coding sequence ATGGAACCGATTGTACCGATGGAGCCGAAAATTGCTTCCGAGATTCCGACTACTGAAAATTGGATTGCGCAAGTCAAATGGGACGGTGTTCACGTATTGGCCTATAACGATGGGAGTGAAACCCGTCTTTTCAATCGAAAAAAACGTGAGCGAACCTTCAATTATCCTGAACTGACGGATATCCAATCGTTTTGTTCTGCAGAATCGGTCATTTTAGACGGTGAAATCATTGCATTGGGAGAGGACGGGAAGCCGAGCTTTCATAAGGTGATGAGAAGGGACGGGATTCGGAAGTTCGACCGAGTAAAATCGCTGCAGCAACAGGTGCCGATTTCCTACATGATTTTCGATGTCCTTTTTTACAATGGGGAGTGGATGACAAAATGTCCTCTTGAAGAACGGCTCAGTTTGTTGACTGATATTATTGTTCCAAATAGCCATGTCCAGCTTGTCCGGTCCCATGATGACGGTGAAGCCTTGTTTGATACCGTCGTGGATAACGGAATGGAAGGGATCGTCATGAAACGGCTGGACAGCAGGTATTACATCGGGGAAAAGAGGGATGAGTGGCGGAAGGTGAAGAACATCCGTGATCTTATTGCTGTCATCGGCGGATTTACATTGAGCGGTGGTATCGTAAATGCTGTTTTAATCGGGCTTTACGATGAAAAGGGGAACTTTATCTACATAGGTCATACAGGGACAGGAAAACTGACAGCTAGCGATTGGAGGGAGCTTACTGAAAGGTTGCAATCGATCCAAGTGGAACAAACGCCATTTGTGAATAAAGTTGATCGTCATAAGGATGCGATGTGGGTGAAGCCATCCGTTACTGCGAAAATTCATTTTGCAGAATGGACAGAAGGCCGATTTCTCCGCCAGCCAAGTATTCAGGCATTTGTCGATGTTCCTGCTGAAAAATGTGTGCTTACAGAAGATATGAAACGGTGA
- a CDS encoding vanadium-dependent haloperoxidase yields the protein MGKDYLRWSKVPYAGEMNPPTDPVTPLAGSWPLAFLKRDEGGNFADPKGRRLRLPITHPNRIDFDRELLIVKDTLKNLTPKQKKIGIYYGTGAPTKQWTPVIDRLIDTYGVAPTEAARILASVHDAINDTLIVVWELKYGWDVARPNQYDPTMKTLICTPRFPTYPSGHAAISGCAQVVLNYFFPREAKKLQKIANDDANSRLYAGVHFPIDNSEGLRLGRSIGNVIVNQLKSERNSDSEYIDHPYRDNLNADILPDNYKQYIPYDFPESCTSPIIKREKRNNTRNHIKPLLFL from the coding sequence TTGGGAAAGGATTATTTACGCTGGTCAAAGGTACCTTACGCTGGGGAAATGAACCCACCGACTGATCCAGTCACCCCTTTAGCAGGTTCATGGCCACTCGCTTTTTTAAAACGAGATGAAGGTGGGAATTTTGCCGATCCAAAAGGAAGAAGACTGCGTCTGCCTATCACACATCCCAACCGGATTGACTTTGATAGAGAATTACTTATCGTTAAAGATACACTGAAGAACCTTACCCCTAAACAAAAAAAGATCGGCATCTATTATGGAACAGGAGCACCGACCAAACAGTGGACGCCAGTCATCGACCGATTGATTGATACGTATGGTGTTGCCCCGACAGAGGCAGCAAGGATATTGGCGAGTGTACATGATGCAATCAATGACACGTTAATTGTAGTGTGGGAATTAAAGTATGGTTGGGATGTTGCAAGACCGAACCAATATGACCCAACCATGAAAACCTTGATATGTACACCTCGTTTTCCGACCTATCCATCTGGACACGCAGCAATATCCGGGTGTGCACAAGTCGTACTAAACTACTTTTTCCCGAGGGAAGCAAAAAAGCTTCAAAAAATAGCGAACGACGATGCGAATAGTCGTTTGTATGCAGGGGTTCATTTCCCGATAGATAATAGTGAAGGACTTCGATTGGGAAGATCGATCGGAAATGTAATTGTCAATCAACTGAAATCAGAACGGAATAGTGATTCGGAATACATCGATCATCCATATCGGGATAACTTGAACGCGGATATCCTACCGGACAATTATAAACAATATATCCCCTACGATTTCCCGGAGTCATGTACATCACCTATCATAAAAAGGGAAAAAAGAAACAATACCCGTAATCATATCAAACCATTGCTTTTCTTATAA
- a CDS encoding ABC transporter permease — MNTLKYYLRDAREGIRRNVNASLAAILLIIISLSITGTLFMIKTGADHVVGFLESQVKIKVFVDTDMSTERVAGILQSKQYVSSVKVETKEEALARMQQFFKGKEYLFNAFKETELPDAISIELKNKENVEFVAKELKDIDGIADVIYAQDFAKRVISWSNTLNQYGMIILSVFMLASFLTISIAINLAMYQRQKDIRIKLLLGAKESHVRGQFLLEGLILGLIGSILASFVVYCIYQYGLYQLQLKFSYIFEFNRLYINLTLVSVIITGALIGLLGSYLSSRKLIKHG, encoded by the coding sequence ATGAACACGCTTAAATATTACCTAAGAGATGCAAGGGAAGGTATTCGCAGGAATGTCAATGCTTCATTGGCAGCGATATTACTCATTATCATTTCTTTATCGATCACAGGTACCTTGTTCATGATAAAAACAGGTGCAGATCATGTCGTTGGCTTTTTAGAATCGCAAGTTAAAATAAAGGTCTTCGTTGATACGGATATGAGTACAGAACGAGTTGCTGGCATTCTTCAATCAAAACAATATGTCAGTTCTGTAAAGGTTGAAACAAAGGAAGAAGCATTGGCTCGAATGCAACAATTTTTCAAAGGTAAAGAATACTTATTCAATGCTTTTAAAGAAACTGAATTACCAGATGCCATCTCTATAGAATTGAAAAACAAAGAAAACGTAGAGTTCGTTGCAAAAGAACTAAAAGATATAGATGGTATTGCGGATGTTATTTATGCTCAAGATTTCGCGAAGAGGGTTATTTCTTGGTCCAATACGCTGAACCAATATGGAATGATCATCTTATCAGTATTTATGCTTGCCTCCTTTTTAACGATAAGCATCGCGATAAATTTAGCGATGTATCAGCGTCAGAAGGATATCAGAATTAAATTGCTGCTGGGAGCAAAAGAGTCACATGTCAGAGGTCAGTTCCTGCTTGAGGGTTTGATTCTTGGTCTGATTGGCAGCATTCTGGCAAGTTTCGTCGTTTATTGTATCTATCAATATGGTTTATATCAACTTCAATTGAAATTCAGCTATATTTTTGAATTCAACCGACTTTATATTAATCTCACCTTGGTATCAGTCATTATCACGGGTGCTCTGATCGGCCTTTTAGGAAGTTATCTTTCCTCAAGGAAGTTGATTAAACATGGGTAA
- a CDS encoding glycohydrolase toxin TNT-related protein (This protein contains a domain related to Tuberculosis Necrotizing Toxin, which is the C-terminal effector domain of outer membrane channel protein CpnT, and which has a lethal NAD+-glycohydrolase activity.) codes for MNFRKCLLFTLMLIGMIFVNFEVVNANTLYFDDVRPNSERSEDWIAAGSSTHTFSKYGYGYSYARVVSPSGYVKDFHLSFEPSDLGRALTYEIIAIPRKNITPIEQREYYNVIIRWADTGEVARALGDKYWEGMDFTTLVPYYEFNPHPNYNSYDGTVVEWQGIFSFFDDYAKNQSFTYKLALDDSDLFILSSNSDFTIDDSVPGQITVSTVDSAPFVYLDDHSNVKETSSGSVTFSYYNTYGFKEASNLVKDHYDNLYAPISGLEGSESLSRIDTTVRDIASFIADPVDTASGAQVFSYDLLSINGAIPIEFKMQYNSLLLNNGSLGIAWEHNFETYLEEQNNEVIVHWSANRKNIYQDNGDQTFTSSDNTAKYDVLIKNTTGQYTLTRKDQKKYIFNSNGQLIEIHNGKGQHLTLNYNVDNTLTKVEEPISSKAINFQYNSDGLLESVTDSANRMVSFIYENGVLNSFTSPKGDTWRFTYNELGQVLTATDPNSNLFLENVYDDEGRVIRQDDSRSGNQLSYFEYDEISKPGYSITKVTDRLGNTKVLYHDRLLRLVKTEDQEGYTKTFEYDLEGNLLKETDENGHTTTFTYDERGNVLTETDPAGNVTTMTYDEQNNKLSISNALNETVTYTYNEDNNLSSETNQIGHKTIYDYNDDGLLIKETDPKGRITLYNYTSGLLSESVDPRGYSTTYVYDGAGRVNLETNALGGTTEYRYDEDNNLTYIKDPLGHITSYTYDFNGNKLTETDAKGNTHTYEYNANGKLRFETDKLNRVKEYVYDGEDRLIATINPDGTKEEYILDKKGNVISSLDENGNGPTMQYDGVGNVLSVTDSSGNTTSFEYDDRNNLIKKIDARGFITQYAYDAVNRIGQEIDAKGNSVHYTYDGVGNLLSFKDEENNVTSYQYDELNQKTSVIFPDNNTISYTYDQVGNQTSVIKSDGSTVSYEYNALNELFAVVNENGDRTEYEYDPVGNLSSITDPLQQTKTFEYDELGRVVKVTDPLTNVTSYGYDSVGNLISKTDAAGATVTYQYDQLDRLTTTAYPDSSTIIYDYDNAGNRTLMQDQSGETRFYYDKKNQLTEISYPGSVSVKYTYDSAGNIDSLTYPDNTAVTYKYDENNRLIEVTDWNGKTKKVSYNNRGLKESITLPNNLQASFLYNNVGKVTEASYANQESIVSQRKYQYNSVGNRISETDEQGRTRQFSYDPLEQVTKVIYEDGSEVHYSYDSVGNRTDMITGEQHLAYIYDEAGRLSSIQNPLESDINYVFDVNGNLKQKGDIDYTFDFDNRLTEVKSPASTTTYIYDGDGNRTEKIVNGVSTRYIYDYTTSVPQLLAELDSENQVVAKYNDETVVRITETGEVYEYHLYDALGSVIAIADADGTVVSTYDYDIFGGIRGLTGDTGNTRTFTGEQWDEDTGLFYLRARYYDPNTGRFISKDPFSGFIKDPRSLNQYAYAYNNPTNLTDPTGENPFLIGWAVRSIVGIGQDYAIAKITGNEFNLGKSVKDNALGSMFGFNNFRKLNKLSFVKKGTKGTGKSIWPPNNGSVVGTEKKVVLQPGYQFDRYGLNSGSYVSPIGTPYEMRSLKPGTELMPYKKFEVAKPVRGEGSIIAPWFEQPGGGMQIKLNNTVQDLLDNGSIREVRKK; via the coding sequence ATGAATTTTAGAAAATGTTTGTTGTTTACCTTAATGTTAATTGGGATGATCTTCGTTAATTTTGAGGTTGTTAATGCGAATACTTTATATTTTGATGATGTGAGACCTAATTCAGAAAGGTCGGAGGATTGGATAGCAGCAGGATCTTCCACTCACACCTTCAGTAAATATGGATATGGTTATTCATATGCTAGAGTTGTTTCACCATCTGGGTATGTTAAAGACTTTCATCTAAGTTTTGAACCATCGGATTTAGGAAGAGCGCTTACCTATGAAATTATAGCTATTCCAAGGAAAAACATTACGCCTATTGAACAAAGAGAATATTATAATGTCATTATTCGTTGGGCTGACACAGGAGAAGTGGCTAGAGCGTTAGGTGACAAATATTGGGAGGGTATGGATTTTACGACACTCGTTCCTTACTATGAATTCAATCCGCATCCAAATTATAACAGCTATGATGGAACTGTTGTAGAATGGCAAGGGATTTTTTCATTTTTTGATGATTATGCCAAAAATCAATCTTTTACTTATAAACTAGCCCTAGATGATAGTGACTTATTTATTTTAAGTTCGAATTCGGATTTCACAATTGATGATTCAGTCCCTGGACAGATTACAGTTTCTACGGTAGACTCAGCGCCATTTGTGTACTTGGATGATCATTCTAACGTCAAAGAGACTTCTTCAGGAAGTGTGACATTCAGCTACTATAATACATATGGATTTAAAGAGGCTAGTAATCTTGTAAAAGATCATTACGATAATTTGTATGCACCAATCTCAGGATTAGAAGGATCCGAATCCCTTTCACGGATCGATACGACTGTAAGGGACATTGCTTCCTTCATTGCAGATCCAGTAGATACTGCTTCAGGAGCACAAGTTTTTAGTTATGACTTGTTATCAATTAATGGTGCAATACCTATTGAGTTTAAAATGCAATATAACTCATTATTACTCAATAACGGGTCTTTAGGTATCGCATGGGAACATAATTTTGAAACGTATTTGGAAGAACAAAATAATGAAGTGATTGTACACTGGTCGGCAAATAGGAAAAATATTTACCAAGATAATGGTGACCAAACATTTACCTCTAGTGATAATACAGCAAAGTATGATGTATTAATCAAGAATACCACTGGTCAGTATACGTTAACCAGGAAGGATCAAAAGAAGTATATATTTAATTCAAATGGACAGCTCATAGAGATACATAATGGGAAAGGTCAACATTTAACTTTAAACTACAACGTTGACAACACTCTTACCAAGGTAGAAGAGCCGATATCTTCTAAAGCGATCAATTTTCAATATAACAGTGATGGATTACTAGAGTCAGTTACTGATTCAGCCAATCGGATGGTCTCTTTTATTTATGAAAATGGTGTACTTAATAGTTTTACATCACCAAAAGGAGATACATGGAGGTTTACTTATAATGAACTTGGACAAGTCTTAACGGCCACTGACCCTAACAGCAATTTATTTCTTGAGAATGTCTATGATGATGAAGGTCGTGTGATCAGACAAGACGATAGTAGAAGTGGTAATCAGCTGTCCTACTTCGAATATGATGAAATTTCAAAGCCGGGATATTCCATCACTAAAGTGACAGATAGATTGGGGAATACGAAGGTACTTTATCACGATAGATTATTACGACTGGTTAAAACCGAAGATCAAGAGGGATACACTAAAACATTCGAGTATGATCTGGAAGGGAATTTATTAAAAGAAACAGATGAGAATGGTCATACGACCACATTTACGTATGACGAACGAGGGAACGTGCTGACAGAGACCGATCCCGCAGGAAATGTAACGACGATGACTTATGATGAACAAAATAATAAGTTATCGATTTCGAACGCTTTGAATGAAACAGTAACGTATACCTATAATGAAGACAATAATCTTTCAAGTGAGACAAACCAAATTGGGCATAAAACTATCTATGACTATAACGATGATGGGCTACTAATAAAGGAAACCGATCCCAAAGGAAGAATAACGCTATACAATTATACGAGTGGTCTATTATCAGAGAGCGTTGACCCTAGAGGATACAGTACCACTTATGTATATGATGGAGCTGGGCGTGTGAATCTTGAAACAAACGCCTTAGGTGGTACTACGGAATATCGGTATGATGAGGATAACAATTTAACCTATATTAAAGACCCATTAGGTCATATTACATCATACACGTATGATTTCAATGGCAACAAATTAACTGAGACGGATGCTAAAGGAAACACTCATACGTACGAATATAATGCAAATGGTAAGCTGCGTTTTGAAACTGACAAGTTAAACAGGGTGAAAGAGTATGTATATGATGGTGAAGATCGATTAATCGCAACCATTAATCCAGATGGAACGAAAGAAGAGTATATCCTTGATAAAAAAGGTAATGTCATTTCTTCTCTGGATGAAAATGGCAATGGTCCGACAATGCAGTATGACGGTGTCGGTAATGTTTTATCTGTAACAGATTCTAGTGGGAATACAACTTCGTTTGAGTATGATGATAGAAACAATTTAATTAAAAAGATTGATGCGAGGGGCTTCATCACACAATATGCTTATGATGCTGTAAATCGTATAGGACAGGAGATTGATGCAAAAGGTAATTCCGTTCATTATACCTACGACGGTGTTGGAAATCTATTATCATTTAAAGACGAGGAAAATAATGTAACATCGTATCAATACGACGAACTAAATCAAAAAACTTCAGTGATATTCCCGGATAATAACACCATTTCTTACACGTATGATCAAGTAGGCAATCAAACATCTGTTATAAAAAGTGATGGTTCGACTGTAAGTTATGAGTACAATGCGTTAAATGAGTTATTTGCGGTTGTAAACGAAAATGGAGATAGGACCGAATATGAATATGATCCAGTTGGCAACCTTTCTTCTATCACCGACCCCCTTCAGCAGACGAAAACATTTGAATATGACGAGCTAGGAAGAGTAGTCAAAGTTACAGATCCTCTAACCAATGTTACTTCGTATGGTTACGATAGTGTTGGAAATCTTATATCTAAAACCGATGCAGCAGGTGCTACGGTAACGTACCAGTACGATCAACTTGATAGACTTACAACAACCGCTTATCCTGATAGTAGTACTATAATCTATGATTATGACAATGCGGGTAACCGTACTCTCATGCAGGATCAGTCCGGAGAAACGAGATTTTATTATGATAAAAAGAATCAGTTGACTGAAATTAGTTATCCTGGAAGTGTATCTGTCAAATATACGTATGATTCTGCCGGAAACATTGATTCATTAACTTATCCCGACAATACTGCTGTAACTTATAAATATGATGAAAATAATCGATTAATAGAAGTAACGGATTGGAATGGGAAAACAAAAAAAGTAAGTTATAATAACCGTGGCTTGAAAGAATCCATTACTTTACCTAATAACTTGCAAGCAAGCTTTTTATATAACAATGTCGGAAAAGTAACAGAAGCGTCTTATGCGAACCAAGAAAGTATAGTTTCTCAGCGTAAGTATCAATATAACTCAGTTGGTAATAGGATTTCAGAAACGGACGAACAAGGAAGAACTCGCCAATTTTCTTATGATCCACTAGAGCAAGTGACAAAGGTCATCTATGAAGATGGAAGTGAAGTGCATTATTCTTATGATTCAGTTGGTAATCGTACCGACATGATTACCGGGGAGCAACATCTCGCTTATATTTATGATGAAGCAGGCCGTTTGTCTTCCATACAGAATCCTCTAGAAAGTGACATCAACTATGTTTTTGATGTTAACGGCAATCTAAAACAAAAAGGCGATATTGATTATACCTTTGATTTTGATAACCGTTTAACCGAAGTGAAAAGTCCTGCAAGCACGACAACATACATCTATGATGGAGACGGAAACCGTACTGAAAAGATTGTCAATGGTGTAAGTACTCGATATATTTATGATTACACGACATCTGTTCCACAATTATTAGCAGAGTTAGATTCGGAAAATCAGGTTGTGGCAAAGTACAATGATGAAACAGTTGTAAGAATAACTGAAACAGGTGAAGTGTATGAATACCACCTTTATGATGCTCTCGGCAGTGTCATTGCCATCGCTGATGCAGATGGAACCGTGGTCTCGACTTATGACTATGATATCTTCGGGGGGATAAGAGGACTAACGGGAGATACCGGTAACACAAGGACCTTTACTGGAGAACAATGGGATGAGGACACCGGATTATTCTATCTTCGTGCTCGTTATTATGACCCGAACACAGGAAGGTTTATAAGCAAAGATCCATTCTCAGGATTCATCAAAGATCCAAGATCACTGAATCAATATGCTTATGCTTATAACAATCCAACCAACCTGACGGATCCGACAGGAGAAAATCCATTTCTTATCGGTTGGGCTGTCCGATCAATCGTTGGTATCGGTCAGGATTACGCAATCGCAAAAATCACCGGTAACGAATTTAACCTCGGGAAATCAGTGAAAGACAATGCCCTGGGCAGCATGTTCGGTTTCAATAACTTCAGAAAATTAAACAAGTTGAGTTTTGTCAAAAAGGGAACTAAGGGTACAGGTAAATCTATATGGCCTCCTAATAATGGGTCAGTAGTTGGTACTGAGAAAAAAGTTGTTTTGCAACCAGGTTATCAATTCGATAGATATGGTTTAAACAGTGGTTCATATGTTTCTCCTATCGGAACTCCATATGAAATGAGATCATTAAAGCCAGGAACGGAACTTATGCCATATAAGAAGTTCGAAGTAGCTAAACCTGTTAGAGGAGAAGGAAGTATTATAGCCCCTTGGTTTGAACAACCAGGAGGGGGAATGCAGATTAAATTAAATAATACAGTTCAGGATTTATTAGATAATGGCAGTATAAGAGAGGTGAGAAAAAAGTGA
- a CDS encoding DeoR family transcriptional regulator, protein MLPVERIDKIRELIKSQGKLKTSELSEMLGVSEMTIHRDINALVTEGLVVKTYGGLALAKDKADDISAGNMCTYCSREVLGRYAYRLVLSNDQVESTCCAHCGLLRHRQLGDHVIQAICYDFFIHTAVSVKLAWFVMDTTIDIGCCQPQVITFSKKEYADGFVKGFGGIISTFDEAKEKVAEKMNGTSCCQ, encoded by the coding sequence ATGTTACCAGTAGAGAGGATCGATAAAATCAGGGAATTGATTAAATCTCAAGGAAAGCTGAAAACCTCTGAATTAAGTGAAATGCTTGGAGTTTCTGAAATGACAATACATAGGGATATAAATGCCTTAGTAACAGAAGGCTTGGTTGTAAAAACATATGGTGGATTAGCACTTGCTAAAGATAAAGCGGATGATATTTCAGCAGGGAATATGTGTACATACTGCAGCAGAGAAGTACTTGGTCGGTACGCTTATCGTCTTGTTTTGTCAAATGATCAAGTCGAATCCACTTGTTGTGCGCACTGTGGTTTATTAAGGCATCGGCAATTAGGTGATCACGTAATTCAAGCAATCTGTTATGACTTTTTTATCCATACGGCAGTTAGTGTAAAGCTGGCATGGTTTGTCATGGATACAACCATTGACATTGGCTGTTGTCAGCCACAAGTTATAACATTTTCAAAAAAAGAATATGCAGATGGCTTTGTAAAAGGTTTTGGAGGAATTATATCAACTTTTGATGAAGCGAAGGAAAAAGTTGCTGAAAAGATGAATGGAACATCTTGTTGTCAATAA
- a CDS encoding cell division ATP-binding protein FtsE: MIEIKKLSKVFQGNSVIQKLNLDINKGEFVFLQGESGSGKSTMLKILYRDLEDFKGDIFIDDQSIRTLPKYMIRRIIGVIFQSFELLDRKTVIENIALAGEVLGQNEEIIQAEAKKLIEKVGLKGKEKAYPNQLSGGEQQRVAIARALLNRPKILLADEPTGNLDSKTAIKIMKLLREINEHEGITVLAVTHSDELVRAFPARVLMMDDGKVKEYEHA, translated from the coding sequence GTGATCGAAATCAAAAAGTTATCAAAAGTATTTCAGGGGAATTCAGTTATACAAAAACTGAACCTGGATATAAACAAAGGTGAATTTGTTTTTTTACAAGGGGAATCAGGGTCCGGAAAGAGTACGATGCTTAAAATTTTGTATCGTGATTTAGAAGACTTTAAAGGTGATATTTTTATAGATGATCAATCCATCCGCACACTCCCCAAATATATGATTAGAAGGATTATAGGGGTTATCTTTCAATCTTTTGAGCTATTAGACAGGAAAACGGTAATAGAAAATATTGCATTGGCCGGAGAAGTACTTGGACAAAATGAAGAGATTATTCAAGCAGAAGCAAAAAAGCTTATAGAGAAGGTTGGGTTAAAAGGTAAAGAAAAAGCCTATCCCAATCAATTGTCAGGTGGGGAACAACAGCGGGTGGCTATTGCGAGAGCATTGTTGAACCGTCCGAAAATTTTGCTTGCGGACGAACCGACAGGTAATCTGGATTCGAAAACGGCTATAAAGATTATGAAATTGCTAAGAGAAATTAACGAACATGAAGGTATAACTGTGTTGGCTGTAACTCATTCTGATGAACTTGTTCGTGCTTTCCCGGCAAGAGTGTTGATGATGGACGATGGTAAGGTGAAAGAATATGAACACGCTTAA
- a CDS encoding CBO0543 family protein has protein sequence MDWVVMILTIMLFNTIVFFMKKHLRISDIYTTVIFGLLVSALVDVFASFRLQAWGFFDPRMPDFKALLILLGIYPAAAAMIINWYPYDSARGSKLVYLIGWAIFSTGYEWLSLEVGMLWHKNWNLFYSFILYPFIYFMLIIHVRIYRRMNEGRSISDTHIKGPLFMQVLGKKT, from the coding sequence TTGGATTGGGTTGTAATGATTTTGACAATTATGCTTTTTAACACTATCGTTTTTTTTATGAAAAAACATTTAAGGATATCTGATATATATACAACTGTCATATTTGGTTTATTGGTAAGCGCTCTAGTAGATGTTTTTGCGAGTTTTCGTTTACAAGCATGGGGATTTTTTGACCCAAGGATGCCAGATTTTAAAGCTCTTTTGATTTTGCTAGGCATCTATCCTGCGGCAGCTGCAATGATCATCAATTGGTATCCGTATGATTCAGCTCGGGGTTCCAAGCTTGTTTATCTGATTGGATGGGCGATTTTTTCTACAGGTTACGAATGGTTAAGCCTTGAAGTCGGCATGCTGTGGCACAAGAATTGGAACTTATTCTATTCATTCATCCTTTATCCCTTTATCTACTTCATGCTGATCATCCATGTAAGAATATATAGAAGGATGAATGAAGGGAGGAGTATTTCCGACACACACATAAAAGGACCACTGTTCATGCAGGTTTTAGGTAAAAAGACATGA